The sequence GACCGGAGGTCATGAACTCAACCAGACCGTCAAAGAATGGACGGCCTTCGTGCTCAGCGTAGAAACCGCGAGCCTGCTCAACGGTCAGGTGCAGCATTTTGGTGCCAACAATTTTGAACCCTGCTGATTCAAAGCGAGCGAAGATGCTGCCAATAACGTTTTTTGCCACCGCGTTTGGTTTGATGATGGAAAAAGTACGTTCAATAGCCATGATAACCTCTGTCAATGTTCTGTTGTTTTGCATACCTGAATATGGTGTGGCGCGGATTATAATGAGCAATAGCGCCATTGCCTATGGTTCTGCATAACATTTTTTTAAAATGAGACGAAGATTAGCAACAGGTCGAATCGCGCATTGCGAAGTGATGGCGTGAACAGAGGGGGCAGTGCTTTTCATCCATCCTGAATGACCAGAAATGACGATGACACGTCAGGCAAACAGCCTCACAGGCAGGCGTCACGCTGCTTTTCGCGCTCTGTTCTGTCTGCGTTATGCTTATCGCGCCATGCTGACACACCGCTTCGCACCCCCCACACCCGGTACAGCGTCCGGTTTCCACCACCAGCGTGGCATTCTCAAAACGAATTGCGTTTTCCGTGCAGCTTCGCCAGCATGCCCCACACAACATACATTTTCCGATGTCGAGAACGATATCTGACTCACTAAATCCTGCGAATGCCCTGCGCAGCTGACGCTGGCCCGGCACGACGTTACAGCGGCGCACATCCTCCCGCGGAACATACATAAGCGCACGGCGGGCAATATTCACCTCGTTGATCGGGTCAGGCTTAAAAGCCCATACCGCTTCACCCCGTCGACGAAGCACAAGATTGAGCCGGGCAAGCGCCAGTAACCAGGCCGGGTAGTGTTCCG comes from Enterobacter kobei and encodes:
- a CDS encoding 4Fe-4S binding protein encodes the protein MGELSLSPAIEVTHACVRCRFRHAACSACADVCPAQVFSFTEMGISVDEQRCIGCGDCLFVCPTEAITDITPRKRFLRGDTLVGPFTEHAPGVNELLLWHAQHGVRFISIEAEHYPAWLLALARLNLVLRRRGEAVWAFKPDPINEVNIARRALMYVPREDVRRCNVVPGQRQLRRAFAGFSESDIVLDIGKCMLCGACWRSCTENAIRFENATLVVETGRCTGCGGCEAVCQHGAISITQTEQSAKSSVTPACEAVCLTCHRHFWSFRMDEKHCPLCSRHHFAMRDSTCC